A window of Myxococcales bacterium genomic DNA:
CCTCAGGCACCACGCCCGCCGTCCCACAAGGAGCCCCGCATGCGCCTCGCCACCTCGATTGTGCTCTTCGCCGTGTTCTCCACCTTCTGCCAGCGAGCGCGGGCGGAAGAGACCCCCGCGCCGACCCCCCGCGCGCCATCCCGCCCGCCGGCGGCCGCCGTTGACAAGCTCCCTCCTCGCCCCAACAGCGTCGAGGGATACGACGAGACCCTCGAGCGCATGCGCGCTGCCCTCGCGACCGCCCCCGCGACGCGCGCGGTCCGACTGAGCGCCGATGTGAAGGTGGTGGAGCAGTGGTATCGCGAGGACGTGCAGACCGGCAGCACGGGCGCGATCGGTGGGCGTCGTCGCGGGCACTCTCATGATGGTCGGCGGCGCGGTGGGGGCCGAGTGGCCGCGGGACGTGCGCGGCCGGTGGCCCGTGGTGCCGCCCCTGGTTGTGGCGGCCCTCGGCGTCCCCGGTCTTCGTGATCGCGGGCGTCGTCGGCAGCGCGAGCCGCTCGATGCGCGTGACGGAGCCGTCCTCTCCGGCGCGCGCGGTCAGCCTGTCGCTGGGCGCGGGGCAGGTCCAGCTGGGAGGGGTCTTCTAGCGCGCGCTCCCGAGCTCGTGCGCGCGCCTGACCGGCGTCCTCTCACGTGGCGAGGAAATGGAGGGCGCCCATCGCGACGAGGCGCACGAGGAGCTCGCGCGCGGCCGGATCCGACGTCGCCGCGGCTCGCGCCCCTCGTGTCGCCGCCTCTCGCAGAGGGCTCGCGCGAGGGCGGTCGCCTCGGCCGGCACCACGAGCTCGGTCCCGCCCACGTAGAGCAGGAGCCCGCCCTCCGCGTGAGGCGTCCACACGCCTCGGCGATCACTCACCAGCCCTTGAGCCGCTGGACGAGCTCCGCGAGCTGACGCCCCATCTTCTCGTGGGTCTCCACGGTCGGGTGCCAGTCCTCACCGTACGGCGCGCTCTGGAGCGGGAACGAAATGAAGTGCACGTCGGCGTCGCCCGCGCTCTTCCTTACCTCGATCGCGGCCTGGACCGCGCCGGTGGCGGTCGTCAGCGCACGAACACCGACAGGGTAGTTGTCCGACATCACCGGTCCGAGCGCCGCGACCAACGGGACACCAGGGTAGTGACCTCGCAAGGTCTTGAGGAACTCGACGTAGGCCGCCCGGAATCGCTCGCCGCTCGGGCCTGGGTCCGCTCCACCCGCCGATGGCGAGAAGTCGTTGGTGCCAAGGTTCACGACGACCACGTCAGGGGGTGACCGGCGCACGTCCCACAGCGGCGAGGCCTCGTCGGGCAGGACCCGCAGATAGAGCTGCGGAAGCGTCGGGCCAGGCGCCGCCTGGTAGTTTCTCCACAAGCCCTTCCCGGAGTACGCGACAGCGATGTATTCGGCCGACAAGAGCTGAGCTGCGACCGCTCCGTAGGTGAGTCGCGCGTTGGTGTTCTTCGTCGTGTAGTGGAATTCGTCTGGCGTCGAGGTGCGCTTCAAGTTGCCATACCCACACGTCACTGAGTCGCCGATGACCTCGATCCTCCGGCCGGAGACCAGGACGGGCTTCAGGGTCTCGCCGCTACGGACGCGAAGACCGAGAAATTCGCCCTGCCCGGCCCCACGACTCTCGATCCGCCGCCATACCTCGAGCGAGTGTTCGCCTGGGCCCAAGTCGCGACCGATCGAGTAGACCTCCTGCTGGGCATTGACGAGGAGCTGCTGTGGCACGCCGTCCACGAGGGCCTCGTACCAGCTGCCCTGCTCTTCGCCTCCTTCCACGGAGTCCCTCAGCTTGACGTCGATGGCGCTCCCGGTGAAGCGCGCCTTCACGGACACCGCCGGATACGAGAACCGCGGCGCGCTCGGGCGACAGTCGACCCGCCCCACGTAGCGAATCAGAGGATGATTCGGCGGGAGGTCGACCATCCCGTCCGCGGCGGCCGCGCTCGGCAGCACGTCTCCGCTGAAGGCGCAGGCGTCGGGGTGGACGCCGAGCACCACGGGCGCCCCGCTCCCCGGCTTCGCGCGGGGCGCGGAGTCGTCGGCCGGCGGATCGCCACCGCTGCACGCGCTGAGGGAGACCACTGCGGACCAGAGCAGGATTGCACGTTTCATGGTTGGAGCGCTCCGTGAGGCGGGTCGGCGGGGCTGGACGCCTCTCGTGCCTAAGAGCAACTCCGATGCCATCGGACGGAGCGCGCGGCGTCTACGCGCGCCACTAGCGACCCAGCCTATCCATCCAATGCCAGTGGCCGCGAAGGCCCTGCCACACGAGACCCCGCGCACGCGGAGCGCGCAGTGTTCTGCTCGGCGCGCGACCGCGCGTGCACCGATGTGCACACTCTTCGGCGCGAGCCAGGCGGCGAGCGGCGCGCGTCTGCTCTGTGCCGACACTGCGCGCCCGCGGCGCAGGAGAAAACGGGCCAGTGCGTCGTGGCGACGCCCACACTTCCGCTCGGACGCTACTAGCCGCGTGCTAGTCTGCGTCATGGCCCAGCGCCTCCCCGCCCATGCCACGTACGCGGACCTCCTCGCCCTTCCTCAGCATGTGGTGGGCGAGATCGTGTTCGGGATGCTGCACTCGCATCCTCGGCCTCGGCCCATGCACGCGCGGGTCGCTTCCAGGTTGGGCGTCCGCATCGGCGGTCCGTTCGATCACGATGGGCCCGGCGGGTGGGTGCTGTTGGACGAGCCCGAGCTTCACCTTGGTCCGCACGTCGTCGTACCGGATCTCTCGGGGTGGCGCCGCGAGCGCATGCCCGAGATTCCCATCGATAAGGCTTACTTCGAGGTCCCGCCGGACTGGTGCTGCGAGGTGCTCTCCAAGGGGACCGAGGCGCTCGATCGCGGGGACAAGAAGCGCATCTACGAGGCGTTCATGGTCGAGCACCTGTGGCTCGTGGACGTGGAGCAGCAGACCGTCGAGATCCACGTGCTGCACGGATCGGCGTATCGACTCACTCAGACCGTTCGTGGTGGTGGAGCCTACGTGCTTCCGCCCTTCGAGGGCTTGGTGCTTGCCCTGGGCGATCTGTGGGCGAGGTGACTCGGTCCGCCCGCGGGTCGGGCTCGACCTGACGGGGGACGCGTCGTCGGCGAACGCGCCCTCCGC
This region includes:
- a CDS encoding Uma2 family endonuclease; the encoded protein is MAQRLPAHATYADLLALPQHVVGEIVFGMLHSHPRPRPMHARVASRLGVRIGGPFDHDGPGGWVLLDEPELHLGPHVVVPDLSGWRRERMPEIPIDKAYFEVPPDWCCEVLSKGTEALDRGDKKRIYEAFMVEHLWLVDVEQQTVEIHVLHGSAYRLTQTVRGGGAYVLPPFEGLVLALGDLWAR